A window of Cottoperca gobio chromosome 16, fCotGob3.1, whole genome shotgun sequence contains these coding sequences:
- the LOC115021103 gene encoding catenin beta-1 isoform X2 gives MASQADLMELDMAMEPDRKAAVSHWQQQSYLDSGIHSGATTTAPSLSGKGNPEEDDVDNQVMYEWEQGFNQNFAQEQVQDIDGQYAMTRAQRVRAAMFPETLEEGMQIPSTQYDSANPTNVQRLAEPSQMLKHAVVNLINYQDDAELATRAIPELTKLLNDEDQVVVNKAAVMVHQLSKKEASRHAIMRSPQMVSAIVRTMQNTNDVETARCTAGTLHNLSHHREGLLAIFKSGGIPALVKMLGSPVDSVLFYAITTLHNLLLHQEGAKMAVRLAGGLQKMVALLNKTNVKFLAITTDCLQILAYGNQESKLIILASGGPQALVNIMRTYTYEKLLWTTSRVLKVLSVCSSNKPAIVEAGGMQALGLHLTDPSQRLVQNCLWTLRNLSDAATKQEGMEGLLGTLVQLLGSDDINVVTCAAGILSNLTCNNYKNKMMVCQVGGIEALVRTVLRAGDREDITEPAICALRHLTSRHQDAEMAQNAVRLHYGLPVVVKLLHPPSHWPLIKATVGLIRNLALCPANHAPLREQGAIPRLVQLLVRAHQDTQRRTSMGGTQQQFVEGVRMEEIVEGCTGALHILARDVHNRIVIRGLNTIPLFVQLLYSPIENIQRVAAGVLCELAQDKEAAEAIEAEGATAPLTELLHSRNEGVATYAAAVLFRMSEDKPQDYKKRLSVELTSSLFRTEPMAWNETGDLGLDIGAQGEPLGYRQEDPSYRSFHSGGYGGDSMGMEPMMDHDLVGVHHPGQDYPPVEGLPDLGHAQELIEGLPPGDSNQLAWFDTDL, from the exons ATGGCTTCCCAGG CTGATCTGATGGAGCTAGACATGGCCATGGAGCCAGACCGTAAGGCGGCAGTCAGTCACTGGCAGCAACAGTCTTACCTGGATTCAGGCATCCATTCAGGGGCCACCACAACTGCACCCTCCCTCAGTGGGAAGGGCAACCCAGAGGAAGACGATGTGGACAACCAGGTCATGTATGAGTGGGAGCAGGGCTTCAACCAGAACTTCGCCCAGGAACAAGTACAAG ACATCGATGGTCAGTACGCCATGACACGTGCCCAGCGGGTGCGTGCAGCAATGTTCCCAGAGACTCTTGAGGAGGGCATGCAGATCCCTTCCACACAGTATGATTCAGCAAACCCCACCAATGTTCAGAGGCTGGCAGAGCCCTCGCAAATGCTCAAACATGCCGTGGTTAATCTGATCAACTACCAAGATGACGCTGAGCTGGCAACCAGAGCCATACCAGAACTTACCAAACTACTCAATGATGAGGACCAG GTCGTAGTAAACAAAGCAGCAGTGATGGTCCATCAGCTTTCAAAGAAAGAAGCTTCTCGCCACGCCATCATGCGCTCCCCTCAGATGGTGTCCGCTATTGTCAGGACCATGCAGAACACAAACGATGTGGAGACTGCCCGCTGCACCGCAGGAACACTACACAACCTGTCCCATCACAGAGAGGGCCTGCTGGCTATTTTCAAGTCTGGAGGAATACCAGCTCTAGTTAAAATGCTTGG TTCACCAGTGGACTCTGTCCTGTTCTACGCCATTACCACCCTCCACAACCTCCTCCTGCACCAGGAAGGAGCCAAGATGGCTGTCCGTTTAGCTGGGGGTCTACAGAAAATGGTGGCGCTGCTCAACAAGACCAATGTCAAGTTCTTGGCCATCACCACTGACTGTCTCCAGATACTGGCATATGGAAACCAGGAAAGCAAG TTGATAATCTTGGCCAGTGGTGGCCCCCAGGCATTGGTCAACATCATGAGGACTTACACTTATGAGAAGCTGTTGTGGACCACAAGCCGTGTTCTTAAAGTTCTTTCAGTCTGCTCCAGTAACAAGCCTGCCATTGTAGAAGCTG GAGGCATGCAGGCTCTGGGACTCCACCTGACAGACCCCAGCCAGAGACTGGTGCAGAACTGTCTTTGGACTCTCAGGAACTTATCAGATGCTGCCACCAAACAG gagggaaTGGAGGGTCTCCTTGGAACTCTGGTCCAGCTGCTCGGCAGTGACGACATTAATGTGGTGACATGTGCCGCTGGCATCCTGTCTAACCTGACCTGTAACAACTACAAGAACAAGATGATGGTCTGCCAG GTTGGAGGTATTGAGGCGTTAGTTCGCACAGTGCTTCGAgctggagacagagaagacatcACAGAACCAGCTATTTGTGCCCTGCGTCACCTCACATCTCGACACCAGGACGCTGAGATGGCACAGAATGCTGTCAGACTGCACTACGGCCTGCCTGTGGTCGTCAAACTACTGCATCCGCCATCACACTGGCCGCTCATTAAG GCAACAGTTGGTCTGATCCGTAACCTGGCTCTGTGCCCTGCAAACCACGCTCCTCTGAGGGAACAGGGAGCCATCCCCAGACTGGTTCAACTGCTGGTCAGAGCACACCAAGATACACAGAGGCGCACCAGCATGGGAGGCACgcagcagcagtttgtg GAGGGAGTTCGTATGGAGGAGATTGTGGAGGGCTGCACAGGTGCACTTCACATCCTGGCCAGAGACGTCCACAACAGAATAGTCATCAGAGGACTAAACACCATTCCACTCTTTGTACAG ctgtTGTATTCTCCCATTGAGAACATCCAGCGTGTAGCAGCAGGCGTCCTTTGTGAGCTGGCTCAGGATAAAGAGGCAGCTGAGGCCATCGAGGCTGAGGGAGCCACCGCCCCACTCACAGAGCTATTGCACAGCCGCAACGAAGGAGTCG CCACCTACGCTGCAGCAGTTTTGTTCCGTATGTCGGAGGACAAACCCCAGGACTACAAGAAACGCCTCTCAGTAGAACTCACCAGCTCGCTCTTCAGGACAGAACCAATGGCCTGGAACGAG ACCGGAGACCTGGGATTGGACATTGGAGCTCAGGGAGAGCCTCTGGGCTACAGACAGGAAG ACCCAAGCTACCGTTCCTTCCATTCGGGGGGTTACGGAGGGGACTCAATGGGCATGGAGCCCATGATGGATCATGACCTGGTTGGGGTCCACCACCCTGGCCAGGACTACCCCCCTGTTGAGGGGCTGCCTGACCTGGGACATGCCCAGGAACTGATAGAGGGCCTGCCACCTGGCGACTCCAATCAACTGGCCTGGTTTGATACCGACCTGTAA
- the LOC115021103 gene encoding catenin beta-1 isoform X1 — translation MASQADLMELDMAMEPDRKAAVSHWQQQSYLDSGIHSGATTTAPSLSGKGNPEEDDVDNQVMYEWEQGFNQNFAQEQVQDIDGQYAMTRAQRVRAAMFPETLEEGMQIPSTQYDSANPTNVQRLAEPSQMLKHAVVNLINYQDDAELATRAIPELTKLLNDEDQVVVNKAAVMVHQLSKKEASRHAIMRSPQMVSAIVRTMQNTNDVETARCTAGTLHNLSHHREGLLAIFKSGGIPALVKMLGSPVDSVLFYAITTLHNLLLHQEGAKMAVRLAGGLQKMVALLNKTNVKFLAITTDCLQILAYGNQESKLIILASGGPQALVNIMRTYTYEKLLWTTSRVLKVLSVCSSNKPAIVEAGGMQALGLHLTDPSQRLVQNCLWTLRNLSDAATKQVMEGMEGLLGTLVQLLGSDDINVVTCAAGILSNLTCNNYKNKMMVCQVGGIEALVRTVLRAGDREDITEPAICALRHLTSRHQDAEMAQNAVRLHYGLPVVVKLLHPPSHWPLIKATVGLIRNLALCPANHAPLREQGAIPRLVQLLVRAHQDTQRRTSMGGTQQQFVEGVRMEEIVEGCTGALHILARDVHNRIVIRGLNTIPLFVQLLYSPIENIQRVAAGVLCELAQDKEAAEAIEAEGATAPLTELLHSRNEGVATYAAAVLFRMSEDKPQDYKKRLSVELTSSLFRTEPMAWNETGDLGLDIGAQGEPLGYRQEDPSYRSFHSGGYGGDSMGMEPMMDHDLVGVHHPGQDYPPVEGLPDLGHAQELIEGLPPGDSNQLAWFDTDL, via the exons ATGGCTTCCCAGG CTGATCTGATGGAGCTAGACATGGCCATGGAGCCAGACCGTAAGGCGGCAGTCAGTCACTGGCAGCAACAGTCTTACCTGGATTCAGGCATCCATTCAGGGGCCACCACAACTGCACCCTCCCTCAGTGGGAAGGGCAACCCAGAGGAAGACGATGTGGACAACCAGGTCATGTATGAGTGGGAGCAGGGCTTCAACCAGAACTTCGCCCAGGAACAAGTACAAG ACATCGATGGTCAGTACGCCATGACACGTGCCCAGCGGGTGCGTGCAGCAATGTTCCCAGAGACTCTTGAGGAGGGCATGCAGATCCCTTCCACACAGTATGATTCAGCAAACCCCACCAATGTTCAGAGGCTGGCAGAGCCCTCGCAAATGCTCAAACATGCCGTGGTTAATCTGATCAACTACCAAGATGACGCTGAGCTGGCAACCAGAGCCATACCAGAACTTACCAAACTACTCAATGATGAGGACCAG GTCGTAGTAAACAAAGCAGCAGTGATGGTCCATCAGCTTTCAAAGAAAGAAGCTTCTCGCCACGCCATCATGCGCTCCCCTCAGATGGTGTCCGCTATTGTCAGGACCATGCAGAACACAAACGATGTGGAGACTGCCCGCTGCACCGCAGGAACACTACACAACCTGTCCCATCACAGAGAGGGCCTGCTGGCTATTTTCAAGTCTGGAGGAATACCAGCTCTAGTTAAAATGCTTGG TTCACCAGTGGACTCTGTCCTGTTCTACGCCATTACCACCCTCCACAACCTCCTCCTGCACCAGGAAGGAGCCAAGATGGCTGTCCGTTTAGCTGGGGGTCTACAGAAAATGGTGGCGCTGCTCAACAAGACCAATGTCAAGTTCTTGGCCATCACCACTGACTGTCTCCAGATACTGGCATATGGAAACCAGGAAAGCAAG TTGATAATCTTGGCCAGTGGTGGCCCCCAGGCATTGGTCAACATCATGAGGACTTACACTTATGAGAAGCTGTTGTGGACCACAAGCCGTGTTCTTAAAGTTCTTTCAGTCTGCTCCAGTAACAAGCCTGCCATTGTAGAAGCTG GAGGCATGCAGGCTCTGGGACTCCACCTGACAGACCCCAGCCAGAGACTGGTGCAGAACTGTCTTTGGACTCTCAGGAACTTATCAGATGCTGCCACCAAACAGGTGATG gagggaaTGGAGGGTCTCCTTGGAACTCTGGTCCAGCTGCTCGGCAGTGACGACATTAATGTGGTGACATGTGCCGCTGGCATCCTGTCTAACCTGACCTGTAACAACTACAAGAACAAGATGATGGTCTGCCAG GTTGGAGGTATTGAGGCGTTAGTTCGCACAGTGCTTCGAgctggagacagagaagacatcACAGAACCAGCTATTTGTGCCCTGCGTCACCTCACATCTCGACACCAGGACGCTGAGATGGCACAGAATGCTGTCAGACTGCACTACGGCCTGCCTGTGGTCGTCAAACTACTGCATCCGCCATCACACTGGCCGCTCATTAAG GCAACAGTTGGTCTGATCCGTAACCTGGCTCTGTGCCCTGCAAACCACGCTCCTCTGAGGGAACAGGGAGCCATCCCCAGACTGGTTCAACTGCTGGTCAGAGCACACCAAGATACACAGAGGCGCACCAGCATGGGAGGCACgcagcagcagtttgtg GAGGGAGTTCGTATGGAGGAGATTGTGGAGGGCTGCACAGGTGCACTTCACATCCTGGCCAGAGACGTCCACAACAGAATAGTCATCAGAGGACTAAACACCATTCCACTCTTTGTACAG ctgtTGTATTCTCCCATTGAGAACATCCAGCGTGTAGCAGCAGGCGTCCTTTGTGAGCTGGCTCAGGATAAAGAGGCAGCTGAGGCCATCGAGGCTGAGGGAGCCACCGCCCCACTCACAGAGCTATTGCACAGCCGCAACGAAGGAGTCG CCACCTACGCTGCAGCAGTTTTGTTCCGTATGTCGGAGGACAAACCCCAGGACTACAAGAAACGCCTCTCAGTAGAACTCACCAGCTCGCTCTTCAGGACAGAACCAATGGCCTGGAACGAG ACCGGAGACCTGGGATTGGACATTGGAGCTCAGGGAGAGCCTCTGGGCTACAGACAGGAAG ACCCAAGCTACCGTTCCTTCCATTCGGGGGGTTACGGAGGGGACTCAATGGGCATGGAGCCCATGATGGATCATGACCTGGTTGGGGTCCACCACCCTGGCCAGGACTACCCCCCTGTTGAGGGGCTGCCTGACCTGGGACATGCCCAGGAACTGATAGAGGGCCTGCCACCTGGCGACTCCAATCAACTGGCCTGGTTTGATACCGACCTGTAA